Proteins from a genomic interval of Trichoderma breve strain T069 chromosome 2, whole genome shotgun sequence:
- a CDS encoding endoribonuclease l-PSP domain-containing protein codes for MSGKEPVLTSNAPKPLPGIYSQAIKANGMVFVSGAVPMDPVTMELIPGDIQAHTHQCIKNLSAILEAAGTSLEKVVKVNVFLADMGDFAKMNEVYSTYWGDVKPCRTCVAVKTLPLNTDVEIECTAVL; via the exons ATGTCTGGAAAGGAGCCCGTTCTCACCTCTAACGCCCCCAAGCCTCTGCCCGGCATCTACAGccaggccatcaaggccaatgGCATGGTCTTTGTCTCTGGCGCCGTGCCCATGGACCCCGTCACCATGGAGCTGATTCCCGGCGACATCCAGGCTCACACC CACCAATGCATCAAGAACCTGTCTGCCATCCTCGAGGCTGCCGGCACCAGCCTGGAGAAGGTCGTCAAGGTCAACGTCTTCCTGGCCGACATGGGCgactttgccaagatgaaCGAGGTCTACAGCACCTACTGGGGCGACGTCAAGCCCTGCCGAAC ATGCGTGGCTGTCAAGACCCTGCCGCTGAACACGGATGTCGAGATTGAGTGCACTGCTGTCCTGTAA
- a CDS encoding major facilitator superfamily domain-containing protein, with protein MAVQEVDNAVSKDMGTNDHLDQVESQKEGLMEETARVVDHPAERALCFKFDIRILPVLAIMYLFNALDKGNLGNAQTKGLSSDLHFKSNQYNLVVSIFFVPYVIFAPPFAMLAKKFGASRALPIMMFTFGSMTLCTAATQNFSGIFAVRWFLGMAESAFFPTVIYYLTTFYRRGELARRLAIFYAASNIANAFSGLLAFGVFHIKDSKILVWRYLFIIEGGVTFLFAIFAWFYLPRSASEAKFLTQDERSLAFHRIQVDSSSDVAEEFNFREALKIFTYPWAYGFLLIEICLGVPIQSVSLFLPQIIARLQYSTVKTNLYTVAPNVTGAVMLLVLAFCSDYTRLRFPFIILGYVFTFVGFIIYAAIDDVTKQIHVAYFATFMMCWGTSAPSVLLSTWYNNNIAHEGRRITLTSVGVPLANVMGLVSSNIFRTQDAPRYEPALITTACFGAAGALITLCMGMFMMWDNRRRDRRSGVKIDPRDIPTSRLRDGPSAPEFRWFL; from the exons atggccgTCCAAGAGGTCGACAATGCCGTGTCCAAGGACATGGGCACCAACGACCACCTCGACCAGGTCGAGAGCCAGAAGGAGGGCTTGATGGAGGAGACGGCGCGCGTTGTCGATCATCCTGCCGAGCGAGCTCTGTGCTTCAAGTTTGATATTCGCATCCTGCCTGTGCTGGCTATTATGT ACCTCTTCAATGCCCTCGACAAGGGTAACTTGGGTAACGCCCAGACCAAGGGCCTCAGCAGCG ATCTTCACTTCAAGTCCAACCAGTACAACCtcgtcgtctccatcttcttcgtgcCCTACGTCATCTTCGCTCCCCCCTTCGCcatgctggccaagaagttcGGAGCCTCGCGCGCCCTGCCCATCATGATGTTCACCTTTGGCTCCATGACCCTCTGCACCGCCGCCACGCAAAACTTCAGCGGCATCTTCGCCGTGCGCTGGTTCCTCGGAATGGCCGAGTCCGCCTTCTTCCCGACCGTCATCTACTACCTGACCACCTTTTACCGTCGTGGAGAGCTGGCTCGACGATTGGCCATCTTCTACGCCGCGTCTAACATTGCCAACGCCTTCTCCGGCCTGCTTGCCTTTGGCGTCTTCCACATCAAAGACAGCAAGATCCTCGTCTGGCGctacctcttcatcatcgaggGCGGCGTCAccttcctcttcgccatcttcgcctgGTTCTACCTCCCGCGATCCGCCTCCGAGGCCAAGTTCCTCACCCAAGACGAGCGCTCGCTGGCCTTTCACCGTATCCAGGTCGATTCCTCGTCCGACGTCGCCGAAGAGTTCAACTTCCGCGAGGCCCTCAAGATCTTCACCTACCCCTGGGCCTACGGCTTCCTGCTCATCGAAATCTGCCTCGGCGTGCCCATCCAGTCCGTCTCGCTCTTCCTGCCCCAGATCATCGCCCGCCTGCAGTACTCCACCGTCAAGACGAACCTCTACACCGTGGCCCCCAACGTCACCGGCGCCGTGATGCTGCTCGTccttgccttttgctcgGATTACACCCGCCTGCGTTTCCCCTTTATTATCCTGGGCTACGTCTTCACTTTCGTCGGCTTCATCATCTACGCCGCCATCGACGACGTCACCAAGCAGATCCACGTCGCCTACTTTGCCACCTTTATGATGTGCTGGGGAACTTCTGCTCCCTCCGTCTTGCTGTCCACTTGgtacaacaacaacattgCTCACGAAGGCCGCCGTATCACGCTTACCTCTGTCGGTGTGCCCCTGGCCAACGTCATGGGTCTTGTTTCTAGCAACATCTTCCGTACTCAGGATGCTCCCCGATACGAGCCTGCTCTCATCACCACGGCCTGCTTCGGCGCTGCCGGTGCCCTCATCACTCTGTGCATGGGAATGTTTATGATGTGGGACAACAGGAGGCGTGATCGCCGATCGGGTGTCAAGATTGACCCTCGGGATATTCCTACTTCGCGACTCAGGGATGGTCCCAGCGCTCCTGAGTTCAGGTGGTTCTTGTAA